The DNA segment GTATATCGGTACTGGGCTCTTCTGGATCACCCGGTATCCCCTCCCCCCTATTGTGGCGTTAACAACGACGCTGTCAGGGGCAACAAGACTGACGGTTACCCTGTCCCCCGCATCCAGGTTTATCGGGAGTTCCTTTCTCACGGTAAATCCCTCTCCGGCGGTGTAGACCTTGACAACTGAGTCCCTGACATCGATGGAAAATGCCTTCAGCTTTGCGATGGTGTCAAAGGTTTCGGAATGGGCTCTCTCGCTGTCGGCAATATAGGCTAGGTTGAGCATCGTGATGGTTATCAGGGTCACTGCAAAGAGGAAGTCAAGGCTAATCTGTCCCCGCTTCATCTTCAGCCACCGGGTTTTATGTTTATGTGGAGCTCGCCAGTAGCTGAATCAAATGTCCATGAATTGGGGTTGTCAGGGTTCCACTCCACGACTATCTCAAGGGTTCCGGGAAGGTCGGTTGGATCGATCTCAAGGCCGTAAACTGTGGTTGCGTTGAACGTGGTACTTCCCGAAGGCGACCACACGGAAGGGCTGGTGTAAAGGACGGCCTGGTACATGGCACGGCTCCAGAATACGTTTTTATCCCCGCCACTGAGGACAGCATTAACATTGGTTCCCACGACGGTAACGTACGTACCGTTTCCTTCGGTGCTGTAGTTTCCGTATGTTATGAATACCTTGGGGCTGTTCACACCCAGGCCTTTCAGGAGCATATCCGGGTCTCGCAGGTACGTGATCCTCACGTAGGTGGTCGACTTCGCTCCCGGACCCTGGGCGTAGACCTGGGAAATGGTGTTTGATATGGCGTTGGCGAGGTTCTTCTCTTCGAGGCTTATCTGGATGCGCAGGGTCTCGGT comes from the Thermococcus thioreducens genome and includes:
- a CDS encoding class III signal peptide-containing protein, whose translation is MVIKKRGQVSLEFMLIFGMMLILLLYSVNNITFREGSTSTETLRIQISLEEKNLANAISNTISQVYAQGPGAKSTTYVRITYLRDPDMLLKGLGVNSPKVFITYGNYSTEGNGTYVTVVGTNVNAVLSGGDKNVFWSRAMYQAVLYTSPSVWSPSGSTTFNATTVYGLEIDPTDLPGTLEIVVEWNPDNPNSWTFDSATGELHINIKPGG